AAAAGCTGAGCACGCAGCTGCAATTGATAAATCAATCTTCCCTGGGATGCAGGGTGGACCGATTATGTCTGCAGTGGCTGGTAAAGCTGTTGCTTTGGCAGAGTGTGCGACTCCTGCATATCAAAAGTATGCCAAGGATGTAATTGTTAATGCCCAGGCCTTAGCTAAGGCCCTTGAAGCAGAAGGCATGCGAGCAGTATCTGGCGGTACTCAAACTCACTTAGCGCTAATGGATATTCGAAGCACAGGAGTAACTGGAAAAGTTGCTGATGAGCGTTGCGGAGCAGCTGGAATTGTTATGAATAAGAACTCAATTCCAAATGATCCAGAAAAGCCAGGAATTACAAGCGGTATTCGTGTTGGCACACCATCAACGACTACCCAAGGAATGGGCGTTGAAGAGATGAAGCAGATTGCAACTTTGATTGCGCGCGCAATTGCTACCGATGATGCCTCAGCACATTCTGCGATTAAGAGCGAAGTTCATGCTCTGACATCACGCTTTCCTATCTACCAGGGGTAACAAGAGCGCATGCGCGAGTACTTAGTAACGCTGCTGATATCAGCAGCTCTGTGTTATCTGATTACTCCGCTTGTTCGCACCCAAGCAATTCGTTTTGGGGCAGTAGCTGGAATTCGTGGAAGAGATATTCACACAACTCCCACTGCACGCTGGGGCGGGGTTGCGATGTGGCTGGCAATGGCAATCACCTTCATGATTGTTAATCACTTACCTCTTGTTGGTAAGTCTTTTGGCCATGAAGCCCAAGGTATTTTTCTAGCTTCAACTGCGATAGTTCTATTAGGAATGGCCGATGATCGCTTTCAATTGGATGCGCTCACAAAGTTAACTGGGCAAGTCTTTGCTGCAGGAATTTTGTTGATGTATGGAATTCAGATTCTGTGGCTACCAATTAACGGTGTAATAACTTTGCCTCCAAGTATTGGCCAGTTAGTCACAGTTCTTATTGTTTTAGTCATTATCAATGCCGTGAACTTTATTGATGGCATGGATGGGTTAGCTGCAGGCATTGTTGCAATCTCTGGAATCGCCTTTTTTGCCTTTGCCTATCTCTTAGCTGTTGATTACGGCTTTAGTCGCGCAGGTGCTCCATCGCTCACAACTGCTGTATTAGTAGGGCTGTGTATTGGTTTCTTGCCACATAATGCCCACCCAGCAAGAATCTTTATGGGGGATAGCGGATCTATGTTGCTTGGATTATTACTAGCATCTGCTGCAATTACTTTAACTGGCCAAGTTGATCCCAATGCAATCTCAGCTGAATCACGGGGACCAACATTGCTCCCTCTGCTACTTCCTTTTGCAGTTCTTGCAATTCCACTGGTTGATTTGTTGCTGGCAGTTGCACGGCGCGTTAAAGCAGGTAAATCTCCCTTTGCACCTGATAACGAGCACTTGCATCACCGTTTACTTAGTGCCGGTAATTCTCAACTTAAGACTGCATTCATTTTGTATATGTGGACTGCAACGATTGCATTTCCTGTGACTGTGCTTGCCTTTGAACCATGGTGGGTTGCTCTGATCACTGCCGTAGTTTTGGTTGCAATAACGCTTTTGGTTTCCAAGAAGAGTAAAAAGGTTTTAGTGTGAGTAGTAACGAATCAAAGCT
This DNA window, taken from Candidatus Planktophila vernalis, encodes the following:
- a CDS encoding MraY family glycosyltransferase gives rise to the protein MREYLVTLLISAALCYLITPLVRTQAIRFGAVAGIRGRDIHTTPTARWGGVAMWLAMAITFMIVNHLPLVGKSFGHEAQGIFLASTAIVLLGMADDRFQLDALTKLTGQVFAAGILLMYGIQILWLPINGVITLPPSIGQLVTVLIVLVIINAVNFIDGMDGLAAGIVAISGIAFFAFAYLLAVDYGFSRAGAPSLTTAVLVGLCIGFLPHNAHPARIFMGDSGSMLLGLLLASAAITLTGQVDPNAISAESRGPTLLPLLLPFAVLAIPLVDLLLAVARRVKAGKSPFAPDNEHLHHRLLSAGNSQLKTAFILYMWTATIAFPVTVLAFEPWWVALITAVVLVAITLLVSKKSKKVLV